The proteins below come from a single Spirochaetota bacterium genomic window:
- a CDS encoding acetyl-CoA C-acetyltransferase: MNAVIVSAVRTALGNFNGSLSTIPATHLGAIVIEEAIKRAGILKEDVNEVIMGQVLPCGYGQNPARQAAIKAHLPWEVECLTINKVCGSGLKAVMLAEQAVSCGDADVVVAGGMENMSMAPYYLEKARFGYRMGDGQLKDHMVHDGLWDVVNDFHMGMSNELCCEKYNVSREEQDRYAALSYERALNAIQAGKFKEEIVPVTIAHKQKELMFDTDECPKPTPYEALTKMKPAFKEGGVTTAGNASIISDGAAAVVVMSQKKAKELGCRVLATIGAQASAGIDMKYVLMAPILAIPKCLKKEGISLQDVDLYEINEAFSGSTVGVLKELGLDSAKVNVNGGSVALGHPIGASGARILVTLLHEMIRQNKRVGLASLCLGGGEAVSLIVKR, encoded by the coding sequence ATGAATGCTGTTATTGTAAGTGCTGTAAGAACTGCTCTGGGAAATTTTAATGGTTCTTTATCTACCATACCCGCAACGCACCTGGGAGCCATTGTCATTGAAGAAGCCATTAAGCGTGCAGGAATTTTAAAAGAAGATGTCAATGAAGTCATAATGGGGCAGGTTCTTCCCTGTGGTTATGGGCAAAACCCGGCACGGCAGGCTGCTATCAAAGCACATCTTCCCTGGGAAGTAGAATGCTTAACTATAAATAAAGTATGTGGCTCTGGTCTAAAAGCGGTTATGCTTGCAGAACAGGCTGTTTCTTGTGGGGATGCTGATGTAGTGGTGGCTGGTGGTATGGAGAATATGAGTATGGCACCATACTATCTTGAAAAGGCACGGTTTGGTTACCGCATGGGTGATGGTCAGCTCAAAGACCATATGGTTCATGATGGGTTGTGGGATGTGGTCAATGATTTTCATATGGGTATGTCTAATGAATTGTGCTGTGAAAAATATAATGTGAGCAGGGAAGAGCAGGACAGGTATGCTGCGCTTTCATATGAAAGGGCCTTAAATGCAATACAGGCAGGGAAATTTAAGGAGGAGATAGTTCCGGTAACTATCGCCCACAAACAAAAGGAACTAATGTTTGATACTGATGAGTGCCCAAAACCAACACCGTATGAAGCACTGACGAAAATGAAGCCTGCATTTAAAGAGGGTGGTGTTACCACTGCAGGCAATGCTTCTATAATAAGCGATGGTGCTGCGGCGGTGGTGGTGATGTCACAGAAAAAAGCAAAAGAGTTGGGATGCCGTGTTTTAGCAACCATTGGTGCACAGGCTTCAGCAGGTATTGACATGAAATATGTCCTGATGGCACCTATTTTGGCTATTCCTAAATGCCTTAAAAAAGAAGGGATATCTTTGCAGGATGTAGACCTTTACGAGATCAACGAAGCATTCAGTGGATCAACAGTTGGCGTGCTCAAAGAGCTGGGTCTTGATAGTGCAAAGGTCAATGTTAATGGCGGAAGTGTAGCATTAGGGCATCCCATTGGTGCAAGTGGAGCGCGTATCCTGGTAACATTGCTTCATGAAATGATTCGGCAGAATAAACGTGTGGGATTGGCATCGCTGTGTTTGGGTGGTGGCGAAGCGGTTTCATTAATTGTGAAACGATAA